One Brachybacterium aquaticum genomic region harbors:
- a CDS encoding NAD-dependent epimerase/dehydratase family protein, translating into MLARDLPWGDLAGSTVLVTGASGMLPSYAVRTLLGLNDDRDAGITVLGLVRNEEKARRALADVVDRADFRLIVQDVAAPLEVDGPLDLIIHGASAARPSLHSADPIGTMRANLLGTMNLLDLAVRKGSTFSLMSSSEVYGAQGEDVELIEEDSYGGFDILTPRACYPEGKRAAETLCAAYAAQHGIRCRIARFGHIYGPGMALDDGRVQAEFTSKVLAGEDIVLNSDGSSQRTYTYVGDAIAGLYYTVLVAEEMVHNVSDADGLVSIRELAEAFTKVRPELGLQVHTRPSDTTGRYAATKALGLSSARLAALGWSPEVALDEGLARTVESHRGEL; encoded by the coding sequence GTGCTCGCGCGCGATCTCCCCTGGGGTGACCTCGCCGGCTCGACCGTGCTCGTCACCGGGGCGAGCGGGATGCTCCCCTCCTATGCGGTGCGCACGCTACTCGGGCTCAACGACGACCGGGACGCCGGGATCACGGTGCTCGGGCTCGTGCGCAACGAGGAGAAGGCGCGGCGCGCCCTGGCCGACGTCGTCGACCGAGCGGACTTCCGCCTCATCGTGCAGGACGTGGCCGCGCCGCTGGAGGTGGACGGCCCCCTCGACCTCATCATCCACGGGGCGAGCGCGGCACGTCCCTCGCTGCACAGCGCGGATCCGATCGGCACGATGCGCGCCAATCTGCTCGGCACGATGAACCTGCTCGACCTCGCCGTCCGGAAGGGCAGCACCTTCTCGCTGATGTCGTCCTCCGAGGTGTACGGGGCCCAGGGCGAGGACGTCGAGCTGATCGAGGAGGACAGTTACGGCGGCTTCGACATCCTCACGCCGCGGGCGTGCTACCCGGAGGGGAAGCGGGCCGCGGAGACGCTGTGCGCGGCCTACGCCGCGCAGCACGGGATCCGCTGCAGGATCGCGCGCTTCGGCCACATCTACGGTCCCGGTATGGCGCTGGACGACGGCCGGGTGCAGGCCGAGTTCACGTCCAAGGTGCTCGCCGGGGAGGACATCGTCCTGAACAGCGACGGCAGCTCGCAGCGCACCTACACCTACGTCGGGGACGCGATCGCCGGTCTCTACTACACCGTGCTCGTGGCCGAGGAGATGGTCCACAACGTCTCCGACGCCGACGGTCTCGTGTCGATCCGCGAGCTCGCGGAGGCGTTCACGAAGGTGCGCCCGGAGCTCGGTCTCCAGGTGCACACCCGGCCCTCCGACACCACCGGCCGGTACGCCGCGACGAAGGCGCTGGGGCTCAGCAGCGCACGGCTCGCCGCCCTGGGGTGGAGCCCCGAAGTCGCTCTGGACGAGGGCCTCGCTCGCACGGTCGAGAGCCACCGGGGAGAGCTCTGA
- a CDS encoding IspD/TarI family cytidylyltransferase — MSVGIIFAGGSGTRMNSRALPKQFLEVNGRPIIVHTLQHFEDHPDIEAVAVAILPTWRDHFMKLVARYELSKVKWVVDGGGTGQQSRHRALQAVAAERPGDTVVLVHDGVRPLIDEELISANIRTVREHGTAITCSKVNETIIASDDGEVGAIIPRENLFAARAPQSFRLGEILEAYDAAVAHGEDDTIDSCSVMKDFGHTPLHRVDGPVSNIKITTAEDFYICRTYFELIENQQIVGF; from the coding sequence ATGAGCGTCGGGATCATCTTCGCGGGCGGAAGCGGCACGCGCATGAACTCACGGGCCCTGCCCAAGCAGTTCCTCGAGGTGAACGGGCGCCCGATCATCGTCCACACCCTCCAGCACTTCGAGGATCATCCCGATATCGAGGCGGTCGCCGTCGCGATCCTCCCGACATGGCGGGACCACTTCATGAAGCTCGTCGCGCGCTACGAGCTCTCCAAGGTGAAGTGGGTGGTCGACGGAGGAGGCACGGGACAGCAGTCCCGGCACCGCGCCCTGCAGGCCGTGGCCGCTGAGCGCCCGGGCGACACCGTGGTGCTGGTGCACGACGGAGTCCGCCCCCTCATCGACGAGGAGCTGATCAGCGCGAACATCCGCACCGTGCGCGAGCACGGTACGGCGATCACCTGCTCGAAGGTGAACGAGACGATCATCGCCAGTGACGACGGCGAGGTCGGAGCGATCATCCCGAGGGAGAACCTCTTCGCCGCGCGCGCCCCCCAGAGCTTCCGGCTGGGGGAGATCCTCGAGGCGTACGACGCGGCGGTCGCGCATGGGGAGGACGACACGATCGACTCGTGCTCCGTGATGAAGGACTTCGGCCACACCCCGCTGCATCGTGTCGACGGTCCCGTCTCCAACATCAAGATCACGACGGCGGAGGACTTCTACATCTGCCGGACGTACTTCGAGCTCATCGAGAACCAGCAGATTGTGGGGTTCTGA
- a CDS encoding ABC transporter permease, translating into MTIDEASSVTVPRPPEPIERVFSADSLAVAVDRNDLEQIGVRPRLGAYVRDTWAYRSLIHVMAVSKAEAENQNTYLGQVWSLISPMINALVYVLIFGFLLRIGREGIENTIAFIVVGVFMFRFFERSVMAGSHSLGKNMSLVRSVQFPRAVLPMAGVLAELAMLGPALIVMCVISYLSGLLPMAGRITIDGYWLLLIPAVLLLWLFSTGCAFIAARLVAVTPDIDNLLPHFLRILMYASGVIFSVERYLSQFSWGWIMEYQPVAVYLYLVRSSILDEPAYPPDAFMWLLGVAWAVVVAVVGFLYFWAGEERYGRD; encoded by the coding sequence GTGACGATCGACGAGGCGTCCTCCGTCACCGTGCCCCGCCCTCCGGAGCCCATCGAGCGGGTCTTCTCCGCGGACTCACTCGCCGTCGCCGTGGACCGCAACGACCTCGAGCAGATCGGCGTCCGTCCACGACTGGGCGCCTATGTCCGCGACACCTGGGCCTATCGCTCCCTCATCCATGTGATGGCGGTGTCCAAGGCCGAGGCGGAGAACCAGAACACCTATCTCGGCCAGGTGTGGTCGCTCATCTCCCCGATGATCAACGCCCTGGTCTACGTCCTCATCTTCGGATTCCTGCTCAGGATCGGCCGGGAGGGGATCGAGAACACCATCGCGTTCATCGTGGTGGGAGTCTTCATGTTCCGGTTCTTCGAGCGATCGGTGATGGCGGGCTCGCACTCGCTGGGGAAGAACATGTCCCTGGTGCGCTCCGTGCAGTTCCCCCGCGCGGTTCTGCCCATGGCCGGCGTCCTCGCGGAGCTAGCGATGCTCGGTCCGGCGCTCATCGTGATGTGCGTGATCTCGTACCTCTCGGGCCTTCTGCCCATGGCCGGGCGCATCACGATCGACGGGTATTGGCTGCTGCTGATCCCGGCGGTGCTGCTGCTGTGGCTGTTCTCCACCGGATGCGCATTCATCGCGGCGCGCCTCGTCGCCGTCACCCCGGACATCGACAACCTGCTTCCGCACTTCCTGCGGATCCTCATGTACGCCTCGGGCGTGATCTTCTCGGTCGAGCGCTACCTCAGCCAATTCAGCTGGGGCTGGATCATGGAGTACCAGCCCGTGGCGGTCTACCTCTATCTGGTGCGCTCCTCGATCCTCGACGAGCCGGCCTATCCGCCGGACGCCTTCATGTGGCTGCTGGGCGTGGCATGGGCCGTCGTCGTCGCCGTCGTCGGCTTCCTGTACTTCTGGGCCGGAGAGGAGCGGTACGGGCGTGACTGA
- a CDS encoding ABC transporter ATP-binding protein — protein sequence MTDIDDEVDFEIDPDELGTAPAPEVPSDQLSLVVNDLHVSYRVLGARKVGHGPTRDWGVRDRLVRRGAKQAPIREVKAVRGITFAAKHGEAIGIIGVNGSGKSTLLRAIAGLIPPAAGTVHVAGNPALLGVNAVLMKDLSGERNIMIGALALGLSRKQVQERFDDIVDFAEIGDFVSLPMKSYSSGMGARLRFSISASAVPDILMIDEALATGDAGFRAKSKAKMDEIRESAGTVFLVSHSLATIQTMCTRVLWVHEGKLVMDGAPNVVCRRYKQYIAEMKEYAKAKN from the coding sequence GTGACTGACATCGATGACGAGGTCGACTTCGAGATCGACCCGGACGAGCTCGGCACTGCTCCTGCTCCCGAGGTCCCCTCGGACCAGCTCTCCCTCGTGGTGAACGACCTTCACGTGTCCTACCGCGTGCTCGGCGCGCGGAAGGTGGGGCATGGTCCGACCCGCGACTGGGGAGTGCGGGACCGCCTGGTGCGCCGAGGGGCGAAGCAGGCGCCGATCCGCGAGGTGAAGGCCGTGCGCGGCATCACCTTCGCCGCCAAGCACGGCGAGGCGATCGGGATCATCGGGGTGAACGGCTCGGGGAAGTCGACCCTCCTGCGGGCGATCGCAGGTCTGATCCCCCCGGCGGCCGGCACCGTGCACGTGGCGGGGAACCCCGCGCTCCTGGGCGTCAACGCGGTGCTCATGAAGGATCTCAGCGGCGAGCGGAACATCATGATCGGCGCACTGGCCCTTGGTCTCTCCCGCAAGCAGGTCCAGGAGCGGTTCGACGACATCGTGGACTTCGCCGAGATCGGTGACTTCGTGAGCCTGCCGATGAAGTCCTACTCCTCCGGCATGGGCGCTCGGCTCCGCTTCTCGATCTCCGCCTCGGCAGTGCCCGACATCCTGATGATCGATGAGGCGCTGGCCACGGGCGATGCGGGCTTCCGCGCCAAGAGCAAGGCAAAGATGGACGAGATCCGCGAGTCCGCGGGCACCGTGTTCCTGGTCAGCCATTCGCTCGCGACGATCCAGACGATGTGCACCCGCGTGCTCTGGGTGCACGAGGGCAAGCTCGTCATGGACGGGGCACCGAACGTGGTCTGCCGACGGTACAAGCAGTACATCGCGGAGATGAAGGAGTATGCGAAGGCGAAGAATTGA